Part of the Kitasatospora sp. NBC_00374 genome is shown below.
GTTCCGGTCCGGATCCGGACCCTCCGGGGAGCGGATCGACCGGTGTTCCGGAGGAGTTGTGCGGATGCGCAGGGTTGGGTCTTCACAACGGAACGTCAACTGGCCGGTTGAGACCGTGTGCTGAATCGATATGATCTGATGACCGCGTGTACTGATCAGCCCCCCGGAGCGCGCCGTGCTGTGCGTCCCGGGCGGTCGCGCGATGTCGACCGCCCGCCGCTGACGCCTGCACCGAGGATCAGATAGATGAGAGCTCGCACGCGCCCCTCCCGCGCGGCGTACCAAGGTCTGGACCTCGGCACCGTGCTCGGGGCGGCCGCCGCTCTGCTGCTGGGGGTGGGCGCCGCCGTCGCGGCGGTGGCCGGCTCCGATCCCGGACACCGCTCGGCCGTCGCCGGCACGGCGGGCGGGGCGGTGCTGCTGTGGTCCGTGCTGGTCCTGGTCGCGGCCCGGCTGGCCGGCCGGGCCCGTGGGGCCGAGACCGAGCTGTCCGTGGCCCAGCACGAGGTGGCGTCACTCCAGAGCTCGGCGGCCCAGCTGCACGCCGAGCTGAACTCCGCCCACAACGTCGCGGCCGCCCTGCGCGCCGCCCTGGCCGAGGCCCAGGCCGGAGCCGAGCGGGACCGCGCCGATCTGCACAGCGTGCGCACCGCGCTGACCGAGTCCGAGAGCGAGGCCGCCGGGCTGCGCGCCGCGGTCCACACCGCCGACCAGGAGCGGGCCGCACTGGCCCGGCTGGCCGAGGAGGTCCTGCCCGAGGTGATCGGACGGCTGCGCTCCGGAGCCGCGGTCAACACCGTGCTGGCCGGCCGCCCGGCGACCGCCCACGACGGCCTGCTGCGGTCGGTGGCGGAGGAGATCGGCCGCGGCGAGCGCCAGCGGGCCGCGGCCCTCGCGGTGTGTGCCACCGCGGCCGGCCGGGTCCAGGCGCTGGCCACCTCGATGCACGCCGAACTGCGCGAGATGCAGCACCGGCACGGCGACGACGTGCTCGGCGACCTGCTCAGCCTGGACCACTCGACCGCGCAGGTGGGCAGGATGGCCGACAGCATCGCGGTGCTCACCGGCGCCCGCTCGGGCCGCCGGTGGACCAAGCCGATCGGCGTCGAGTCGATCCTGCGCGGGGCGCTCGGCCGGATCGGCGCCTACCAGCGGGTGCGCCTGCACTCGGCGTCGACGGCGGCCGTGGCGGGCTTCGCGGCCGAGGGCGTGATGCACACCCTGGCCGAACTGCTCGACAACGCGGCCAACTTCTCGGCGCCCCCGGCCGAGGTGCACGTGTACGTCGAGGAGGTCCACTCCGGCCTGGTGATCACCGTCGAGGACGGCGGTCTCGGCCTGGGCGGCAGCTGGCTGCGCCGGGCCGAACAGGCGGTGTCCGCCGAGCCGTTGGACCTGACCACGCTCTCCGCCGGCAGCCGGCTGGGCCTGGCCGTGGTGGGCTCGCTGGCCCGCAAGCACGGCCTGTCGATCTCCTTCCGGCCGTCGGCCCGGGGTGGTACCGGAGTGGTGGTGCTGATCCCGGAGCAGCTGGTCACCCATCCGAGCCCGGCGCTGGCCAAGGCGCTGACGACGGGCCAGTCGCCGGACCGGCGCGGCAGCGACCCCCGCCCGGTACTGGAGCCGCGCCGCCCCGAGTCGGTCCGCCCGGAACCGGCCCGTCCCGAGCCGGCCCGTCCGGAGGAGGCCGCCGAGACCGCTCCCGCGGGCCCGGGCGGCCTGCCGCAGCGCCGCCGCGGGCAGACCCTGGCCGGTGCCACGGCCACCCAGACCTCCGCGCCCGCTCCGGCGGCGCAGCCCGTCCGCCCCGGTGCCGCCGCCCTGTCGGCGGCCCGGTTCGGCGCCTTCCGGAAGGCCCTGCAGCAGGGGCCGGACACCCATGACGCTCTCCCGAAGGACGATTCCTGATGAGCAGCACCGACCGTGATCTCGACTGGCTGTTGGAGAATCTGCTGAGCGGCACTCCGGGGGCGCGGCACGCCCTGGTGCTGTCGGCGGACGGGCTGAAGCTCTGTCACACGGTCGGACTGGGTACCGACCAGGCGGACCAGCTCGCGGCGATCGCCTCGGGCATGCAGAGCCTGGCGCACGGGGCGTCGATCGAGTTCGGCGACGGTTCGGGCGGGGTGCGGCAGTCGATGACCGAGTTCCACGGCGGCATCCTGTGCATCGTGGCGGCCGGCGAGGGGGCCCACCTGGCGGTGGTCACCGAGGACGACGCCGACGTGGGCGTGGTCGGGCACAACATGCACGGTCTGATCGAGCAGATCGGGGCGTACCTGAGCGCCCCGCCGCGCGAGATCGAGGCCGGGGTGTGAACGCCCCGCGGAACCTGCCGGGACGCGACGAGGACCCGGACCGGCTCTACACCGTGACCAAGGGGCGGAGCCGTCCGCCGGAGCACGCCTTCGACCTGGTCACCCTGATCGTCACGGAGCGGGAGCCCGCACCGGGCATGCAGTCCGAGCACGCCCGGATCCTGCGGCTGTGCGAGACCCCGACCGCCGTGGTGGAGGTGGCCGCGGAGCTGGACCTGCCGGTCAGCGTGGTGAAGATCCTGCTCGGCGACCTGCTGGAGGCCGGCACCGTCACCGCCCGCCACCCCCGGTTCGCGCCGAACAAGGCCCGGCTGCCCGATCTCGACATGCTGAAGCAGGTGCTGCATGGTCTCCAACAGCTCTGACACCCTGCGGCGCCCCGGCCGCGTGCCGCTGCGCAGCACCGCCGAGAACGCCCTGAAGATCGTGGTGGTCGGCGGCTTCGGGGTCGGCAAGACCACCCTGGTGGGCTCGGTGAGCGAGATCCGTCCGCTGAACACCGAGGAGACCATGACCCGGGCGGGCGAGGGCATCGACGACCTCTCCGCGGTCCGGGACAAGCGCTCGACCACGGTGGCGTTCGACTTCGGCCGGATCACGCTCAACGCGGAGAACGTCCTCTACCTGTTCGGTGCCCCGGGGCAGGAGCGCTTCTGGTTCCTCTGGGACCGGCTGTTCTCCGGTGCGCTGGGCGCGGTGGTGCTGGTCGACACCCGCCGGCTGGAGGAGTCCTGGTACGCCATCGACCGGCTGGAGCAGCACGGGACGCCGTTCGTGGTGGCCCGGAACAACTTCGACGGCCCGGAGCACACCCTGGCCGATGTCCGGGCCGCGCTGGACCTGCCCGACCACGTCCCGCTGGTGGACTGCGACGCCCGTAGCCGGGAGTCGAGCAAGCAGGTGCTGATCGAGCTGGTCCGGCACCTGCACCGGCTGGCCGAAGCCCAGAGAGTCGTTGTGGAGGAGACCCCGTGACCGAGCCCGCGATCACCCCGCCGCCGGGATGCCCGGCGCATGCCGGTGCGGCCCCGCTGTACGGTCCCCGGTTCCAGACCGACCCGGCGCAGGTCTACCAGGAGCTCCGGGCGACGCACGGCCCGGTGGCGCCGGTCGAGCTCGCCGGGGGAGTGCCGGCCTGGCTGGTGATGGGCTATCGCGAACTCCAGCTGGTGACCAGCCAGTCGAAGGTGTTCGGGCGGGACTCCAACCGCTGGCACGCCTGGCCGAGCATCCCCGAGGACTGGCCGCTGCGGCCGATGATGACCTCGGCCCCGTCGGTGATGTACGCGGAGGGCACCGAGCACCAGCGCCGCCGGGCGGCGGTGGACGAGGCGCTGACGGGTGTGGACGCGTACGAGCTGAAGAAGTACTGCGAGGAGATCGCCGACCGGCTGATCGACGAGTTCGCGGGCCGCGGCGAGGCGGACCTGGTCGCCGAGTACGCCCACCAGGTGCCGCTGCTGGCGCTGTGCCGGATGTTCGGGCTCGACGACACCCAGACGCCGCGGCTGATCCGCGCGCTGGTGGCGATGGTGGACGGCGGGCCGGGAGCGCAGGCCGGCGCGGTCGACCTGCTGGCCGTCATGCTGCAGCTGGTGCAGGAGCGCCGGGAGCACCCGGCCGCCGACGTCACCTCGGCCCTGGTGGCGCACGAGGCCGCGCTGACCGACGACGAGATCATGCGCGACCTGCGGGTGCTGCTGATCGCGGGCCACCAGACGACCGCGTACTGGATCTCCAACGCGCTGCGGCTGATGCTGACGGACGACCGGTTCGCGGCCTCGCTGTCGGGCGGCCGGCGCTCGATCGGCCAGGCGCTCGGGGAGGCGCTCTGGGAGGACACCCCGACCCAGATCTTCGCGGGGCGCTGGACGACCAGGGACACCCAGCTCGGCGGGCAGAAGATCAACAAGGGGGACATGGTCCTGCTCGGCTTCGCGGGCGCCAACGCCGACCCGGCGGTCCGGCCCGACGACGGCCGGCCGGCCGAGGGCAACCGCGCCTACCTGAGCTTCTCCTACGGCGACCACGGCTGCCCGCACCCGGCGCGCGAGGCCGCTGAGGTGATCGCGACCACGGCGATCGAGGTCCTGCTCGACCGGCTTCCGGACCTGCGGCTGGCGGTGTCCGAGAGCGCGCTGGTCTGGCGGCCGTCCGCGTGGGTGCGGGCACTGGTCGCGCTGCCGGTGGCGTTCACGCCGGGCTACGTCACGGACTGACCGACCGGATCCGGACCGGTCGCCGCGCCGAACGACCCCCGCGGACCGCCGACCGACCCGACTGCCGAATGCCGACTGCTGGAGAGTGAGCGGATGACTGCCCCGATCATGATGGACCCGTTGGCGAGCGACAACGTCGCGGAGGGTGCCCGGCTGCGGGCGGCCGGGCCGGTGGTACCGGTGGAGCTGCTCGGCGGGGTGCGCGGCTGGGCGGTCACCCGGCACGCGGAGGCCCGGGAGCTGCTGACCGACCAGCGGCTGGTGAAGGATGCCGGGCACTGGGCGGCGTACCAGCGCGGCGAGGTGCCGAAGACCTGGCCGCTGATCGGCCTGGCGGTGCCCGGCCCGTCCATGGTGACCACGGACGGCGCGAACCACCGGCGGCTGCGGGCGATCGTCGCGCAGGCCTTCACCCCGCGCCGGGTGGAGCTGATGCGGCCCAAGATCGAGGAGATCACCGCGCGGCTGCTGGACGACCTGGAGCAGGCCGGACCGGTGGTGGACCTGAAGACGGTCTTCGCCTTCCCGCTGCCGATGTCGGTGATCGGCTGGCTGCTGGGCGTGCCCGAGCGGGACCACGCCTACATCCGCGAGCTGTACGAGCGCTTCTTCAGCAGCACCACCAAGCCGGCGGACGTCCCGGCGACCATCGCCGCGCTGACCGCCTTCGTCGCGGACCTGGTGGCGGCCCGCCGGGCGGAGCCCGGTGACGACCTGACCAGCGCCCTGCTGGCGGCGGACGTGGAGGGCGGTGCGCTGAGCGACGCCGAGGCCGCGGCCACCCTGCGGGTGATCATCGCAGCCGGCCACGAGACCACGGTCAACCTGATCAGCAACGCGGTCCGGGCCCTGCTGACCCACCCGGACCAGCTGGCCCTGGTGCGCTCGGGCCGGGTCGAGTGGTCGGCCGTGGTGGAGGAGTCGCTCCGCTGGACGCCGCCGACCAGCAACTTCCTGTTCCGCTTCGCCAGCGAGGACATCAAGGTGGGCGACGAGGTCATCCCGCAGGGCGACCCGGTGCTGATCTCGTACAACGCGATCGGGCGGGACCCGGCCCAGCACGGGGTCACGGCGGAACTGTTCGACGTCACCCGGGACCCGATCCGGCACCTGTCCTTCGGCCACGGCCCGCACGTCTGCCCGGGGTCGCCGCTGGCCCGGCTGGAGGCGGGGGTCGCGCTGCCGGCCCTGTTCGCGCGCTTCCCCGACCTGGCGCTGGCGGTCGAGGACGGCGACCTGCGGCCGAGTCCGTCGATGGTGGTCAACAGCCTGCGGGAACTGCCGGTCCGGCTCTGAGCCGCGGCTGCCGGCGGCCGCCGCGGGCGCGGTGGACCCGCGGTAGCGCACTGGAGGGCCGGATGTGGCCGGTCCTCCAGCACAGCCTTGTCACGACTGAGGCACTGGCGGGTGAAGGTCGAACGCGCACCTTGGCGCTGAATGACCTGTGGGTTAACGTCTAAAAGCCAGCGATCGCTGGGTAGACAATCTCCGGTTCAGCGCAGTGTTGTTCTGTCTTACTGCTGGCATGCCCATGCCCTGGCAAGGAGGACTCATTGACCACCACCCTGACCGCGACCGGGGGACACCGATGACCGGCTTGCGTCACCGCCGCCTGCTTGCCGCACCGGCCGTTCTCGCCTTGGTACTTACCGCAGCCTGCTCCAACAGCTCGGGCAGCTCCGGGAAGGGCGGCGGCGTCGCCGACGCCTCCCCGCTGACCGGCGACTGCGCCAAGTACCAGGCCTATGCGGGCCACTCCGGTACCAAGGTGACGATGTTCGCATCGATTCGCAGCCCGGAGTCCGACTCGCTGGAGAAGTCCTGGTCCGAGTTCAGTTCCTGTACGGGCATCAAGATCGTCTATGAGGGCTCCCCAGACTTCGAATCCCAGCTGCCGGTCCGGGTGGCCGGTGGAAACGCGCCGGACTTCGCGATCGTCCCGCAGCCGGGCCTGCTCGCCCAGATGGTCAAGACCGGTAAAGTCGTGAAGCCGCCGGCCCAGACCGTGGCCAACGAGGACAAGTGGAACCCGGTCTGGAAGACCTACGGCTCGGTCAACGGCACCTTCTACGCCGCTCCGATGAGCGCCAACATGAAGTCACTGGTCTGGTACTCGCCGAAGTCCTTCAAGCAGGCCGGCTACGAGGCGCCCAAGACCTGGGCCGACCTGATGGCGCTCAGCGACCGGATCGCCAAGGCGGGCGGCGGCAAGCCGTGGTGCGGCGGCATCGGCTCCGGTACGGCGACCGGCTGGCCCGCCACCGACTGGCTGGAGGAGGTCGTCCTCGGTACCCACGGTGGCGAGGTCTACGACCAGTGGGTGAACCACCAGGTCAAGTTCGGCGACCCGAAGATCACCGGGGCCATGCAGACGGTGGCCGGCTGGATGCAGAACCCGGCGTGGGTCAACGGCGGCATCGGTGACGTGAAGTCGATCGCCACCACCACCTTCCAGGACGCCGGCGCGCCGATCCTCACCAACAAGTGCTGGATGCTCCAGCAGGCCTCGTTCTACCGGGCGCAGTGGCCGCAGGGCACCACCATCGGCCCGGACGGCGACATCTTCGCCTTCCACCTCCCGGCCGTGAACCCGTCGGTCACCAACCCGGTCGAGGGCGGCGGCGAGTTCCTGACCGCCTTCGCCGGCCGGCCCGAGGTGCAGGCGGTGCAGAACTACCTCTCCAGCGCGGACTGGGCGAGCAGCCGGGTCAAGGTGTCCCAGGGCTGGGTCTCGGCCAACCAGGGCGTGGACAAGAGCCTCTACACCGACCCGATCGACCGGCTCTCCGCCGACGCGCTGACCGACCCGGCGGCGACCTTCCGCTTCGACGGCTCCGACCTGATGCCGGCCGCGGTCGGCGCGGGCGCCGAGTGGAAGGCCCTCACCGCCTGGTTCGCCGAGGGACAGGCCATCCCGAAGGTGGCGGCCGACATCGACGCGGCCTGGCCGCAGTAGCCGACCGCCACCGGGCAGCGCGGGCCCACCCGCCCGCGCTGCCCCTCCCCTCCGCCCCTGTTGTCGCCCCTGCTGTCCGGGCCGCACCCGGTCCCGCCCGCGGGACCGCCCGGCCCGTAGTCCGAGGAAGGACCTTCGTATGCCAACGGCACCCCTCGCCGCGGCCCAGCTGGCCGATTCGGCGTGGACGGACGCGACGGTCAAGCTCGGGAACAGCGCCGGCGCCATCGCCGGCTTCCTCGGCATCCTCCTGGTCGTCTTCTTCGCCGCGGGCCGGGCGGGCGGCCGGTTCTCCCGGCCGCTGGCCATCGCGGTGATGCTCGGCCCCGCCGTGCTGCTGCTGATCGTGGGCCTGGTGGTGCCACTGATCCGGACGATCTTCCTGAGCGTTCGCAACGACGACTCGACCCGGTTCCTCGGCCTAAAGAACTACGACTGGGCGCTGACCACCGACTCCGTCCACGAGGTCCTGCTGAACACCCTGCTCTGGCTGGTGGTCGCCCCGCTGGCGGCCACCGGGCTCGGCCTGCTGCTCGCGCTCCTGGTGGACCGGATGAAGGGCCAGGCGGTCTACAAGTCGCTGATCTTCATGCCGATGGCGGTCTCGCTGGTCGGCGCCGGCATCATCTGGAAGTTCGTCTACGAGGCCCGTGATCCGGCCCAGCGGCAGGTCGGCGTCCTCAGCCAGCTGGCGGTCAGCCTCGGCTGGGAGCATCCGCCGAACTGGATCCTGTCGCAGCCGCTCAACAACTTCCTGCTGATGGCGGTCATGGTCTGGGTCCAGACCGGCTTCGCGATGGTGGTGCTCTCCGCCGCGATCAAGGCCATCCCGGACGAGATCACCGAAGCCGCCCGGCTGGACGGCGCGGGCGGCGCCCGGCTGTTCTGGTTCGTCACCGTGCCGATGATCCGCACCACGCTGGTGGTGGTGCTGACCACCGTCATGATCACCACGCTCAAGGCGTTCGACATCGTCCGCACCATGACCGGCGGCAACTTCGGGACCCAGGTGCTCGCCAACGAGATGTACTCGCAGTCCTTCGTCCAGTTCAACTACGGCCGCGGCAGCGCGCTCGCGGTGATCCTCTTCCTGGCGGTGCTGCCGCTGGTGGCCTACAACATCGTCCAGCTGCGCAAGGAGCGTGCGACCCGATGAGCGAGACCGCGCTTGCCCGGACCGCCCGGGAGAAGACCGGGGTGACCGGCGCCCGGGCCGTCCGGCGCTCGTTCAGCAGCCCGCTCGCCTCGCTGCTGGTGATCGTGGTGACCGTGCTCTGGACGATCCCCACCTTCGGCCTGCTGGCCACCTCCCTGCGGCCCAAGCGGGACGTGGCGGAGACCGGCTGGTGGGACGTGTTCGTCCACCCCGACCTGACCCTGTCCAACTACCACACGGTGCTGTTCGAGGGAGGCTTCGGTGTCAGCGGCGGCCTGATGCCGTACCTGGTGAACTCGCTGGCGATCACCCTGCCGGCCACCCTGTTTCCCCTGGTGCTGGCCTCGATGGCCGCGTACGCGCTGGCCTGGGTCCGCTTCCGGGGCAGTGACACCGTCTTCTTCGTGATCTTCGCGCTGCAGGTGGTGCCGCTGCAGATGGCACTGATCCCGCTGCTCCAGCTGTTCTCCGGCGGGGCCCACCTGGGTGGGGTCAC
Proteins encoded:
- a CDS encoding cytochrome P450; translation: MTAPIMMDPLASDNVAEGARLRAAGPVVPVELLGGVRGWAVTRHAEARELLTDQRLVKDAGHWAAYQRGEVPKTWPLIGLAVPGPSMVTTDGANHRRLRAIVAQAFTPRRVELMRPKIEEITARLLDDLEQAGPVVDLKTVFAFPLPMSVIGWLLGVPERDHAYIRELYERFFSSTTKPADVPATIAALTAFVADLVAARRAEPGDDLTSALLAADVEGGALSDAEAAATLRVIIAAGHETTVNLISNAVRALLTHPDQLALVRSGRVEWSAVVEESLRWTPPTSNFLFRFASEDIKVGDEVIPQGDPVLISYNAIGRDPAQHGVTAELFDVTRDPIRHLSFGHGPHVCPGSPLARLEAGVALPALFARFPDLALAVEDGDLRPSPSMVVNSLRELPVRL
- a CDS encoding DUF742 domain-containing protein, with the protein product MNAPRNLPGRDEDPDRLYTVTKGRSRPPEHAFDLVTLIVTEREPAPGMQSEHARILRLCETPTAVVEVAAELDLPVSVVKILLGDLLEAGTVTARHPRFAPNKARLPDLDMLKQVLHGLQQL
- a CDS encoding carbohydrate ABC transporter permease, encoding MPTAPLAAAQLADSAWTDATVKLGNSAGAIAGFLGILLVVFFAAGRAGGRFSRPLAIAVMLGPAVLLLIVGLVVPLIRTIFLSVRNDDSTRFLGLKNYDWALTTDSVHEVLLNTLLWLVVAPLAATGLGLLLALLVDRMKGQAVYKSLIFMPMAVSLVGAGIIWKFVYEARDPAQRQVGVLSQLAVSLGWEHPPNWILSQPLNNFLLMAVMVWVQTGFAMVVLSAAIKAIPDEITEAARLDGAGGARLFWFVTVPMIRTTLVVVLTTVMITTLKAFDIVRTMTGGNFGTQVLANEMYSQSFVQFNYGRGSALAVILFLAVLPLVAYNIVQLRKERATR
- a CDS encoding ATP-binding protein; this encodes MRARTRPSRAAYQGLDLGTVLGAAAALLLGVGAAVAAVAGSDPGHRSAVAGTAGGAVLLWSVLVLVAARLAGRARGAETELSVAQHEVASLQSSAAQLHAELNSAHNVAAALRAALAEAQAGAERDRADLHSVRTALTESESEAAGLRAAVHTADQERAALARLAEEVLPEVIGRLRSGAAVNTVLAGRPATAHDGLLRSVAEEIGRGERQRAAALAVCATAAGRVQALATSMHAELREMQHRHGDDVLGDLLSLDHSTAQVGRMADSIAVLTGARSGRRWTKPIGVESILRGALGRIGAYQRVRLHSASTAAVAGFAAEGVMHTLAELLDNAANFSAPPAEVHVYVEEVHSGLVITVEDGGLGLGGSWLRRAEQAVSAEPLDLTTLSAGSRLGLAVVGSLARKHGLSISFRPSARGGTGVVVLIPEQLVTHPSPALAKALTTGQSPDRRGSDPRPVLEPRRPESVRPEPARPEPARPEEAAETAPAGPGGLPQRRRGQTLAGATATQTSAPAPAAQPVRPGAAALSAARFGAFRKALQQGPDTHDALPKDDS
- a CDS encoding carbohydrate ABC transporter permease; the encoded protein is MSETALARTAREKTGVTGARAVRRSFSSPLASLLVIVVTVLWTIPTFGLLATSLRPKRDVAETGWWDVFVHPDLTLSNYHTVLFEGGFGVSGGLMPYLVNSLAITLPATLFPLVLASMAAYALAWVRFRGSDTVFFVIFALQVVPLQMALIPLLQLFSGGAHLGGVTIVPAVDLSGTYAPVWLAHTMFALPLATFLLHNFISQLPRDLMEAAVVDGASHFKIFRSIVLPLCTPALASFAIFQFLWVWNDLLVALTFAGGSPDVAPMTARLAQLSGSFGGRWELLTAGAFLSLIVPLGVFFALQRYFVRGLLAGSVKG
- a CDS encoding roadblock/LC7 domain-containing protein, translated to MSSTDRDLDWLLENLLSGTPGARHALVLSADGLKLCHTVGLGTDQADQLAAIASGMQSLAHGASIEFGDGSGGVRQSMTEFHGGILCIVAAGEGAHLAVVTEDDADVGVVGHNMHGLIEQIGAYLSAPPREIEAGV
- a CDS encoding cytochrome P450, translated to MTEPAITPPPGCPAHAGAAPLYGPRFQTDPAQVYQELRATHGPVAPVELAGGVPAWLVMGYRELQLVTSQSKVFGRDSNRWHAWPSIPEDWPLRPMMTSAPSVMYAEGTEHQRRRAAVDEALTGVDAYELKKYCEEIADRLIDEFAGRGEADLVAEYAHQVPLLALCRMFGLDDTQTPRLIRALVAMVDGGPGAQAGAVDLLAVMLQLVQERREHPAADVTSALVAHEAALTDDEIMRDLRVLLIAGHQTTAYWISNALRLMLTDDRFAASLSGGRRSIGQALGEALWEDTPTQIFAGRWTTRDTQLGGQKINKGDMVLLGFAGANADPAVRPDDGRPAEGNRAYLSFSYGDHGCPHPAREAAEVIATTAIEVLLDRLPDLRLAVSESALVWRPSAWVRALVALPVAFTPGYVTD
- a CDS encoding ABC transporter substrate-binding protein, with amino-acid sequence MTGLRHRRLLAAPAVLALVLTAACSNSSGSSGKGGGVADASPLTGDCAKYQAYAGHSGTKVTMFASIRSPESDSLEKSWSEFSSCTGIKIVYEGSPDFESQLPVRVAGGNAPDFAIVPQPGLLAQMVKTGKVVKPPAQTVANEDKWNPVWKTYGSVNGTFYAAPMSANMKSLVWYSPKSFKQAGYEAPKTWADLMALSDRIAKAGGGKPWCGGIGSGTATGWPATDWLEEVVLGTHGGEVYDQWVNHQVKFGDPKITGAMQTVAGWMQNPAWVNGGIGDVKSIATTTFQDAGAPILTNKCWMLQQASFYRAQWPQGTTIGPDGDIFAFHLPAVNPSVTNPVEGGGEFLTAFAGRPEVQAVQNYLSSADWASSRVKVSQGWVSANQGVDKSLYTDPIDRLSADALTDPAATFRFDGSDLMPAAVGAGAEWKALTAWFAEGQAIPKVAADIDAAWPQ
- a CDS encoding ATP/GTP-binding protein; this encodes MVSNSSDTLRRPGRVPLRSTAENALKIVVVGGFGVGKTTLVGSVSEIRPLNTEETMTRAGEGIDDLSAVRDKRSTTVAFDFGRITLNAENVLYLFGAPGQERFWFLWDRLFSGALGAVVLVDTRRLEESWYAIDRLEQHGTPFVVARNNFDGPEHTLADVRAALDLPDHVPLVDCDARSRESSKQVLIELVRHLHRLAEAQRVVVEETP